A genomic segment from Melanotaenia boesemani isolate fMelBoe1 chromosome 9, fMelBoe1.pri, whole genome shotgun sequence encodes:
- the gpr4 gene encoding G-protein coupled receptor 4 yields MCNISFCDVDSKVDQFFQPTLYIIVIVLGLPTNCMALWAAYMQVRQRNELGIYLINLSVADLLYITTLPLWIDYFLQHDDWIHGQESCKLFGFIFYTNIYVSIAFLCCISLDRYLAVAYPLRFAKVRRIKTAVLVSAMVWIIEIVANSAPLFHDELFQDRFNHTFCFEKYPMQDWVAGMNLYRTFLGFLAPWTAMLVAYRGILAAVRCNVSTERQEKAKIQRLALSLILIVLLCFGPYHILLLVRSVMFLRKPCDCSSEETLFAAYHVSLALTSLNCVADPILYCFVNEGARHDVGRALSALMSAACHRRSSSSPSHADILNAGSVTVETPLSAKKQPCVFADGKTSSYKTELVALREECLQMTILSVKK; encoded by the exons ATGTGCAACATCTCCTTCTGTGATGTGGACAGTAAGGTGGACCAGTTCTTCCAGCCCACGCTCTACATCATAGTCATCGTCCTGGGGCTGCCCACTAACTGCATGGCCCTGTGGGCTGCTTACATGCAG GTACGTCAACGCAATGAGCTCGGCATCTATCTGATCAACCTGTCAGTGGCTGACCTCCTCTACATCACCACTCTTCCTCTGTGGATCGACTACTTTCTGCAGCACGATGACTGGATTCACGGCCAGGAGAGCTGCAAATTGTTTGGCTTCATTTTCTACACTAACATCTACGTCAGCATTGCCTTCTTATGCTGTATATCACTGGATAGGTACCTGGCTGTGGCATACCCCCTGCGCTTTGCTAAGGTCCGACGAATCAAAACAG CTGTCCTGGTCAGTGCCATGGTCTGGATCATTGAGATCGTTGCCAACTCTGCTCCACTCTTCCATGATGAGCTCTTCCAGGATCGGTTCAACCACACTTTCTGCTTTGAGAAGTATCCCATGCAGGACTGGGTAGCAGGGATGAACCTCTACAGGACGTTTCTTGGGTTCCTTGCTCCATGGACAGCCATGCTGGTCGCCTACAGAGGGATCCTCGCAGCAGTTCGATGCAACGTCTCAACGGAGCGTCAAGAAAAAGCCAAAATTCAGCGCTTGGCTTTGAGTTTAATTCTCATTGTCTTGCTCTGCTTTGGACCATACCACATCCTCCTCCTGGTGCGGAGTGTTATGTTTCTAAGGAAACCATGTGACTGCAGCTCAGAGGAGACCTTATTTGCTGCGTACCATGTGTCATTGGCACTGACCAGCCTGAACTGTGTAGCGGACCCCATTTTGTACTGTTTTGTCAATGAGGGTGCCAGACACGATGTCGGCCGAGCTCTCTCAGCCTTAATGTCTGCAGCCTGCCACAgacgttcctcctcctcaccgtCCCATGCTGACATACTCAACGCAGGGTCAGTAACCGTGGAGACACCACTGTCGGCTAAGAAACAGCCTTGTGTGTTTGCTGACGGCAAGACTAGCAGCTACAAGACTGAACTGGTGGCTCTAAGGGAGGAGTGTCTACAGATGACCATCCTCAGTGTTAAGAAATGA